Part of the Magnetococcales bacterium genome, AGGAAACGTCCCAGGGGTGCCCCCTGGACCCCAAGGGGGGTGAAGGTCAACGGAAAAGGATACGTCCCAGGGCGCTGCCCTGGACCCTTCGGGGGGGGATAATCCCCCCCCCGAACCCCCGTATTACTGAACGGATAGAGTGGTCACAGGCTGCGCTTCTCCCACTCCTCCAGCAACGCCGTCAGGCGGTTGACCTCGCGGTCGTTGGCCAGCTTGCGGTAAAGCGCAATCGCCTCCTTCAGCTTGGTCTCGGGGCGACGGCCCTCCAGCAGCAGCAACTGCGCCTCCATCGCCGTGGTGCGGGCTATGTCCGCCGGGTCGTTCTGCCGCTGGGCGGCGTGACGCGCCCCCTCCAAATGCTCCCGCGCCGCCTTGAGATTGTTGGTGCGCATGTACAACGACGCCAACTCCCACTCGTTGGCGGCAATCTTGCGCGTCGCCTCCAGGTGACGGTGCATCTCCAAGGCATCCAACAACGCCTTCTCACCCTCTTCCAGCCTATCCCCCGCCACCAGACAGCGCCCCCGACACATCAAAGCCGTGGCCATGCCGAAACGGTTGCCGATGCGCGTCATGATCTCGTGACTGCGGCTGAAATAGTCCAACGCCGCCGCCGGCTGCCCCATCTTGTCGTGCAAAAATCCCAGGGAAAGATACAAATTGGCCGTCTGATGCCGGTTGCCCTGCTGCGAAAACAGCCGCAAACTCTTGAGATTGTAACTCTCCGCCTTCTCCAGATTGCCCGCATGCTCGTGAAATACCCCCAGATTGTTGCAGGCCAGGGCTATCTCCTCCGCTGCGTGTTTCCGCTCGAATATCGACAACGCCGCTTCCGCCTTGGCAATCGCTTCCGGTCGCCGCCCCAAACGATTGAGAATCCAACTCTGGTTCAAATAGAGCAACCCGGTCTCCACCGCCTCGGCATGCCCCACCAGATGCTTCTCCGCCCGGTCGAAACAGGCCATGGCCAACCCCATGTCCCCGAGCTTCTCCTGCATCTTGCCGATGCGCCGCTCCTGGGTGCCGCGCGCCAAGGGATCCTCCAGCCGACTCAACAGGAACTGCCGCGCCTGAATAGCCCCCTGAAGCGCTCCCGAACGCTCCTGGGATTCGGCCAAACCCTCGTGAATGGCATCCAGATTGACACTGGCCTCCGGCAACTCCTTGGCCAGTTGCAGCGCCCGTTCGAACAGAATGGCCGCCTCCTGCGGCGCCTGGGCCTCCTGAGCCCGCTGCCCGCCCAGAATCAGATAATGCACCGCTCGCGGCTCCTGACCCGCCTTCAGACAATGGTGCGCCAGAACCTCGTAATGCTCTTCCAACCGATTGGCGAAGAGCGCCTCGATCTCCCGCGCCACCTCTTCGTGCAACTCCCGGGCACGCTTGTGCAGCAGGGTCGAATAGACCGCTTCCTGGGTCAAAATGTTGCGGAAGGAGTACTCCACCTCGGGAAAAGTGCGCGATTCGAAGATCAAGCCCATGTCCACCAGACGCTGCAACCGCTCGTCCAGATTGCGTTCCGCGAACAACCGCTGCAGCAGAGCCAGCCGGAAGACCGGCCCGATCACCGCCGCAGCGTGTAAAATATCCTTCATGTCACTCTGCAACCGGTCGATGCGGGCGATGATCAACCCCTGAATCGAGGAGGGCAGGGTGGTGGACTCCGGATCCCGCAACACCTGAATGATCCCCTGATGGTCAAGCTGGATGATGCCCTCGTCGAGAAGATTGTGCACGATCTCCTCGATGTACATCGGATTGCCGTCGGCGCGGCTGCGCACCAGGGTGAGAATGGTTTCCGGAACCACCTCGCTGCGCAACAGGTTCTGCACCATCTGGTCGCATTCCGTGGGCGAGAGCCGGTCGAAATGGAGCTGCGCCGTGCGGTGCGGACTGTATTTCTTGGCGATGAGCGGCAGTTTGGCGCTGGGGTGATCCTGGGTGGGACGCATGAGCATCAACAGCAGAACCGGCTGCTCCACCAGGGATTCGAACAGATAGGCGGTCAACTCGATGGATGGGGCATCGGCGTTATGCAGATCCTCAAGGATCAACAGCAGCGGTCGCGCGGTGGAGAGGGTGCGGAAGAACCAGGCCACGGCGCGGAAGGTGGCCATCTTGATCTCCTGAGCTTCCAGGTTTTCGATGCGATAGGGCAGGAAGGAGGGCATGCGCACCCCGAGCATCATGCCGATGAAGAAGATCGACTCGCGAGCTTCTTCCGAAAGCACCTGGGGATCCAGGGAGAGCAGCAGCGGAATGGTGTTTTCCACCTTCTCCGCGATGGCCTCTTCCATGTCCTCCGAATCGATGTTGCACAGGTGACGGAAGATATCGAGGTAGACATAGAAGGAGGTGTTGCGCCCGAAGGAGCGGCAGATGCCCTCCAGGGTGAGGATCTCCCCGTCCTTGAGGCGGGATTTGACCTCCAGCTGGATGCGGCTTTTGCCGATGCCCGGTTCGGAGATCAGGAAGACGGTCCGCCCTTCGCCGCGACGCAGCTCGTCGGCGAAGTGGTCCAGAGTGCTGATCTCCTGAGCGCGCCCCACCAGCGGAACGGTGACGCCGCCACGGCGCTCCTGGGATTTGAGACCCTTCTGCTTGACCACCTCGAAGACGGCCACCGGCTCCTTCTTGCCCTTGACCTGGATGGGATCGTGGGTCTGGAACTCGAAGAGATGGCGGGTCTGGTTGTAGGTGTAGACCGAGACGAAGATCTGCCCGCTGGTGGCCAGGGATTCGAGGCGGGAGGCCAGATTGACCGTGTCGCCCATCACGGTGTATTCCATCTTGCGGTCGGAACCGACACCGCCGGCGATGACCGGTCCGGAGTTGATGCCGATGTGCAGGGTGAGCGGTTTTTCCAACTTGAACGGCAGATTCTTGTTGTACTCGGCCATCTCCCGTTTCATGTCCATGGCGGCGCGAATGGCCAGTTCGGGATCGTTTTCGTGGGTGATCGGGGCGCCGAAGATGGCCATGATGCAATCCCCGATGAACTTGTCCACATAGCCTTCGTAGCGCACCACGATATCCGCCAGCATCTTGAGGCAGCCGTTCATCACATCGGTGACCACCTCGGGATCGAGCTTTTCGCTCATCGAAGTGAAGCCGGAGATGTCGGCAAAGAGGACGGTGACGTTCTTGCGTTCCGAAGCGGGTGGCTGGCCGTTGCTTTTGGATTCCACCGCGGGGATGTGGTGGGCGACTGGGGAAACAGCCGGCAATACCGGCAGGGTGGTTTCGGAGAAGAGCAATCGCCGCCCGCAGGCACCGCAAAAGAGATCCCCCGTCTGGAAAGGGGTGTGGCAATGGGTACACAGTTGCCCCAGGGGCATGGCGCAACGGGTGCAGTATTTCACTTCCGGACGGTTTTCAAATCGGCATTGGGAGCAAATCACGGGCTCACCTCGGCAATTGGTGGCGAACGGCTAATCCTGGTGGCAGCAACCCATCCCGCGAAGTATAAAGCCAAGCGCCATGCGGATAAATGCCTGTCGCTTTTCCGGCTCGTTATTTCATGTTTTTGACCGGGAAACGGAATGGGAACCGGTATCCGTTGACGTGTGCCGCCTGACAGGTTATTTCTGCTTCCAGGAGGATGTTCTGGCTGTATTGCTACGGGAGGATTCCTAACCATGCGTGACCAGAGAAGGACAGAGCGTCAATCTGTCTCCGGTCGGGGGCTATTGATTCAGGGCAGCACGCAGGTTGCGGTGGAACTACGGGATCGTGGACCGTGGGGGTTCGGCGTCGTCGCCGCCTCTCCGGTGCGAACCGGCGCACCCGTGACCCTCCGGTTGCCCCGTTCCGACTCGTCGGAGAGCTATTTTTGCCTGGCGCCCTACTGTCAACCCCATTCGGACCGCTTTCATGTCGGGCTGCGCATACTTTCCCTGCTCCCGGAAGGCATTTGAACCGATTTTACCCCGGTTCCGTGCGGAATGTTCTGGACGCAAGCGGTCGTTCCGTAGCACAATAGCGCGGTTTTTTCGGGTTCTTTTGGGTTTCCACTTTTCAGGGAGGTCGACGTGACCGACGAAGAAGCTACCGTAACACCGAGCGACCAGCCGGAGAATCCTGTGGAGCAGGAATTTCTGCGCCTCACCAAGGGTCGCGAAAAAGAAGTTGTCAAGATGTTGCGGGAAAAAGACCAATACATCAGCGTGTTGAGCCAGTTGCAGGAAGAGCTGGTCAAGTTGCAGACCTGGGTTCGCAACAACAATAAAAAGGTGATGGTGCTTTTCGAAGGCCGCGATGCCGCCGGCAAGGGTGGCACCATCAAGCGGTTCATGGAGTTCCTCAACCCCCGCATGTGCCGGGTGGTGGCCCTGAACGTTCCCACCGACCGGGAGCGCACCCAGTGGTACTTCCAGCGCTACATCACCCACTTCCCCAGCGGCGGTGAGATGGTCTTCTTCGATCGCAGCTGGTACAACCGCCCCGGCGTGGAGCGGGTGATGGGCTTCTGCAAAGAGGAAGACTGGAAAGCCTTCTTCCGCGATGTGCCGGTCTTCGAGCGCATGTTGGTGGAAATGGGCGGCATTGACCTGACCAAGTTCTGGTTTTCGGTCAGCCGCGACTCCCAGGAGAAGCGTTTCTCCTCCCGCGCCACCGACCCCCTGAAGGTCTGGAAGCTCAGCTCCGTGGATCAGGAGGCCCAGGATCGTTGGGATCAATACTCCCTGGCCCGGGACGACATGCTTCGGCAGACCTCCTTCACCGTGGCGCCGTGGACCGTGATCCGTTCCGACGACAAAAAACTGGCCCGTATCAACTCGATCCGCTACCTGCTGCAAAAGTTCCCTTACGACGGACGCAAGGATGAGCTTCTGAAGTTCGACGAGGGCATCATTCTGCCCATCGAGGAAGAGCTGAAGCGCAACTGATCGGGTTTTGGCAGTAAAATGCGTATCCGAGCCGGAAGTGGTTCAGCCACTTCCGGCTTTTTTTTGTAACTATTCAGGATCCCGCACAGCGCGGTGTGACGAAGTCAACGGCAACGGAAGGAAAAGTCCCAGGGCGCTGCCCTGGACCCGTTGGGGGGGGATAATCCCCCCCAAACCCCCGTATACCTGAACAGATACTTTTTTTCGAAAAACATCCCCGAGCTATCAGGGATCCCATTGAAAGGTGTAGGAACTCTCCTGCACCTTCACGATGGGGCCCTGGTTCTTGAACCGGCTCTCATCCACGGTTTGTTTACGGGCCGAATAGGGTCGCATGGTGTCCGGATCGGTGATGATCTCGTTGAGAATATGGTGCTCCAGGGAGTCGATATTTTGCAGGTTGGCGGCAATTTCGGTATCGGCGGCCTCGCCCTGCAACACGGAGCTGTAGAGGGAAATCAGGGTATTGGTATACTCCTCTCCCTGCAGCGAGGCTTCGAAGCGCAGTAACAGCCGCACGCCGCCGGTCGGCCCTTCCTGCCAGGAAGAGGAGAGGATAAAGGGCTGGGACAGATTCTTGCCCAGTTGGCTGGAGGTGGTTGTGCCGGAGATGCGCTTGCCCGGAGCGGGCAGAATGCCGGAGGTCCAGCCATTGACCCAGAGGTTCCAGTACTCCTTGACGCTGCCCAGCAGCTTCCGCTTGATTTTCGGATTGTCGAGCATCTCCTGGAAGTTCTTTTCAGCCACCTCCGGGCCGCCCAGTGCGCCCAGATCGCGCAGTCGCGCCAACAGCCCCGGATAATCGTGCAGGCCCACGACCTGGCCGTTTTTATCCACCTGGAAAGAGGGCATGATGGATTTCAGCGTCAGGCTCTTGTCGATTGCGCCGGGCAGGGTTGGTTCGGCAAAGGTTTTGCCGTCCATCTCCAGAAAGCGGTAGTCGTCGCAATGCACCACGAAGTTCTCCCCATCGGCCACCAGACGGATGCGAAACTGGCTTCGGGTCGATTTGTCCCGGTTTTTTCCGGCAACGTAGACCAGCCCGGAGGAGGGAACGGGCCAGCGAAAAGGCCGTTTCACGGTTTCGCCGGAGGCCGCCTCGCCCCCTTCGCTCACGGCGGGCGCTTTTGCCGGAGCGGGTGCGGCGGGTGGAGCCTCACCGGCCAGGGAAGAGGCGGCGATACAAAGGCAGCAGGTGGCGAGTCCAAAACGAAACGGGGTCATGCGCTATACTCTTCCTGGCAGGAGATGGCAGTACGAATTGAATGGAAAAACCCCCCAGCTCTTCGGAACGTCCGGGTTCGATACGTCCTCCGTAGTTGAGGGCGATTTCCGCAACCACCGCCAGTCCGACACCCGAACCGGCAACTTCCGGATGAAAACGCACGCCCCGTTCCATCATGGGGGTCCAGGCTTCGGGGGGCAGACCGGGGCCATCGTCTTCCACCCGGACCAGGATATCGTTCGCCCGGTTGCAGGCGGTCAGTCTCACCCGTCTTGTGGCCCACTTGCAGCCATTGTCGAGCAAATTTCCGGTCAATTCCAGGAAATCTTCCGGATCCATGACCAGCTCGAAATCGGAGCTGATGCGCTGTTCGATGTGGATGTTGCGCTGACGATGCACCGATTCCAGGGTAGTGAGCAGGATTTCCAGCTCCTCTCGGGGCCGGATGCGGGGCAGGGGACCGTCGCAACCGGCGAGGCGGGATTTTTTCAACTCCCGCTCCACCAGCCGTCGAATGGCGTGGCTTTGTTGCAGGATGGTCTCCCGCAGATCGGTGTGATGTTGCAGGTCGGGATGTTCCCCGAGCTGCATGAGAATGGCCAGGGGCGTCTTGATGGCATGGGCCATGTTTCCGGCGGCGTTGCGGGCCCGCAACAGCCGTTGGCCCAGAGAGGCGAGAAGGCGGTTGATCTCCTCGATAAAGGGCAGGATCTCCTGGGGAACCCCCCGGGTTTCGAGGCTGGTCAACTCCGTCGGGGTGCGCTGCAGGGCGCGTTGCGGAATGACCAGCCGGTCGATGGCCCGGGAAAGCAGTCGCTGTTGCCAGAAAAGCAGCAGCAATATGGTACACAGGGAGAGCAGCGTGTTGCGCAACCGCGCCTCGCGCCGTTCGCTGGCCATATCGGTCAGCTCTTCCGCCACCACGACCAGCAGAAATCGATCCTGCCGCTGATACCCCTTGGCCAACTGCAACAGCGGTTGCCGGTTGGGGCCCTGACGCTCCTCGATGCGCTCCTCGCCCGGTCGCAGCTCCGGCAGGCTCAGGCTCTGATCCCATAACGAGCGGGAACGCAGTTCCCCGCCCGCGAAGGTGATCTGGTAGTAGTGGCCCGAAAGGGGTTGGGAGAAGACCGGCGGCAGGTGTGTTTCGGCCAGGGAGAGTTTTCCGTTCGCGTCCATGCGCAGATTGACCAGCAGATTGTCGGCGTCGTGGGCCAGCCGGGAGACCACGAAACGGTGGGTGGTCTCCCGGATGCTGATCTCCTGGAGCAGCCACTGGGCGGCCAACACCACCAGGAGAGCCACGGCCAGCCCCAGAGCCAGTTGGCGGCGCAACGAGGGATTCATGCCCCTCCCCGGAAGAGATAGCCCTGACCCCGCCGGGTTTCGATGCGGTCTTTGCCAACCAGTTGCCGCAGACGCATGATGTAGACCTCGATGACGTTGGAATCCTTGTCCTCGTCGTATTCGTAGACGTGTTCCGTCAGCCGGCTCTTGGAGAGGATGCGGTCGGGATGCAGCATGAAATAGCGCAGCAGGCGGAATTCCGTTCCGGTGAGATTGTGGATGGAGCCTTCCCGGTTGCGCACCTGCTGACGCTCTTCGTCCAGGGAGATGCCATCCACGGAAAGATTACCCTGGGGCTGGGCCTTGGCGCGGCGCAACAGGGCCTGCAGGCGGGCCAGAAGCTCTTCGAAATGGAACGGTTTTCCCAGATAGTCGTCGCAACCGGCCTTGAAGCCCGCCACCCGCTCATGCCAGGCATCCCAGGCGGTCAGCACCAGCACCGGTACGGCAACGCCCCGTTTGCGCCACTCCCGCAGGATCTCCAGCCCCGAACCGTCCGGAAGCCCCAGATCGAGAATCACCAGATCATAGGGCTCTTCCGCTCCCATGAAGGCCCCGTCTTCCGCATTGAAGGCCAAATCCACGGCGTAGCCGGAGCGGGAGAGCTGATCCCGCAGGCCTTGCGCAAGCTGTCGATCGTCTTCAACCAGCAAGAGGCGCATGATTCAATGCTCCCGTTTCCTTTCGAGCAGAACCCCCGTTACGGCATCGAACTCCCACTCCCCGAAACGACCCGAGCCGTCCAGGTGGCTGACTTCATAGATATAACGATTGTGACGTTTTTTCAGATGCACTTCCAGGATGCGTCCCTCGGCAAGAGAGGGATTTTCCTGCAAAATGGCCGAGAGGGCGCGGATTTGGCCACGAGTGACCAACTCACGGGCCAGATCGTGTTCCTCGGGATGCTCTGCGGAAAAGAGATCCTCATCCGAAGCGGTCCCGAAAGCCATCAGGCCGAAGAGCAGGGGGCTCGCCCAGGCGAGGCGTCGCAGAGGCGTGAAGCGGTCGTCCCGCATGAATGGCTCCCATTCTGGCACCCGCCGAAAAAAGTCCATTGTGTCGCCCAGGCTATATCGGAGAGGATGAATTGATACTGAATTCTGAAGGTTGATCGGTGGAGGCTCGGGAAGATGTCCATATGGCGAGTTGATCTGGGTCCGATTCTGTTGGCCGTCGTTCTGCTGGGAGGCTGTCTGGCAGATGAGAAACGCCAGGGAGTGCCGGTGGAAACGTCCGCCCCCGTCAGCGCCTTGCCGGGGGGGGTGCGGGTGCTGCATCGGGAAGAGGCGGGTGAATTCCGCTTCGTGGCCTATGGCGACACCCGGGAGCCGGCTCCGAATCTGCAGGAAGAGCTGTTGGCGCGCATTGTCGCCGAAGAGGTGCCGTTCGTTTTTCACACCGGCGACATCGTCTCCTCCGCGGGGGAGCACTCCTGGAAAATCTTCGATCTTTTCCACGGTCCGCTGATGCAATCCAAGGCCCTGTTTTTTCCGGTTCTGGGCAATCACGATTATGTTCACCTCTCCACCGATCCGGCCGACAACCGGATGGAGCCCTATTTCCGGCGCTTCCCTCAGGTGCAGGGCAACTACTGGTACTCCGTGCGACAAGGTCCGGCGCTCTTTCTGATGATGGACACCAATCAGGACTATCGACGCGGTTCGCCGCAGTATGGCTGGCTGGAAAGAGAGTTGCATCAGGTTGGATCGGCCCGGTTCGTGGTAGTGATATGTCACGTTCCGGTCATCTCCTCCTACAGCCCCATTCTGCACCCGTTGCGCAACGCGCATCCCGATCTGAAAGCCCTTTTTGCCCGAGTGCGTCAGCCGGATCTGGTACTATCCGGCCACAATCACGGTTATGAACGCTTCGAGGAGAAGGGCACCCAGTACATCACCACGGCAGGAGGCGGTTCGCCGCTCTACTCCAAGATGGAGAAGCCCTTTTTCAATTATGTTCGGGTCAACGTGGGGTCTGCGGTCATGGCGGTCGAGACAATCGGCTTTCTGCCGGACAAGAAGCAGTGGGAGATCATCGACCGGGTGGATCTGCCCGGTCGCCAGGTTTCGCCGGAGAGGAACTGAGAACGACACCCTTTCCCGAACGAGGCTTTGTGCCGTGGCTTGCGCTACTTGACCGAATGGATCACCTCGCCGCGAGTGGCGAAGGCCATGGAATGGGTACCGAAGAAGTAGGCGTTGACGGTTTCGGCGATAGGCGGATTGATGGCTTTGTCCGCTTCCCAAGCCAGCACGAAGTTGGCTCCCGCCCCCCCTTTGCGTTCACTGTGTTCCACGAAGAATTCGGTGGAGCCCATCGGTCCCAGGATGACCGGTTCCTTGAGGTAATCCCGCAGCAGAGCGCCTTCGGTGTCGTAGTATTTGACGACCGTCAGCTTCATACGGGAGTAGGGATCGGTGTTGCGCACGCTCAGCATGGAGGAGAGCAGCAGGGTGGAGGGGTTGCCCTTGTTGTTGATGTTGCCGTGGAGAATATGGGAATAGACCGGCACATAGATCTTTTGGCCGCTGGAGAGCGGCGAGTTCGGCGCATCGCCCGCCACGGCGAGGCTGGCGAAACAGCCGAGAGCGACTCCCAGGTACACGGCGCGCGACAGGAAGGAATTCATGAGCGTTCTCCCGCGTGGCTACGGAGGGGGACAGGGATCAAGGCATCATCCGTTTTTCTTGTAGCACACTGGTCAATCTTTCGCTAGCGCCCGATGGGGGTCGGATTCCACCCGAGGAGCAGAAACATGACGGCGAAGCCCACCAGATAGGCCAGTGGGATATGCCAGCCGTTGCGCAACCAGAGGCCGACGGATTTGGCCTCGGGAACCAGATTGGAGATGGCCACGCCGGCGGAGGAGCCGAACCAGATCATGGAGCCGCCGAAGCCGACGGCGAAAGCCAGCAGGCCCCAGTCGTAGCCTCCCTGTTTGATGGCCAGGGCGGTGAGGGGGATGTTGTCGAAGACGGCGGAGATGAAGCCCAGGATCAGGGAGGAGACCCAGGATGCGGGGGGCAGCTTCTCCACGGGCATGAGGGAGGCGCAGGTCACCAGGGCCAGCAGGAAGAGGGAGCCTTTGATCGTGGCGGGCATCAGCGACCAGTCGGGTTGACGCAGCGGGCTGGCCAGCAGCAGAGCCACCCAGACGGCGACGCCGATGAAGGGGAAGTGGTCGGCGGCGCTGGCGAACGCGAGGTTGACCGTGACGTTGGTGGCCACCGCCGCGACCAGGATGAACAGCACGATGCCAAGTCGGGTGCGGTCGATGGGTTTCGGGCTTTCCGACACGGAAGCCAGTGGAGCGTATTTCTCCTGCTGCAGGGAGGCCGGGATGCCGAAGACGACGAGGGCCGTCGTGGCGGCCACAAAGGCGGGCAGCACATGGATCGGGGAGACGCCGGCGATCCACATCATGGTGGTGGTGGTATCGCCGACCACGGAACCGGCGCCGCCGGCGTTGGAGGCGGCCACGATGGCGGCCAGATAGCCGATGTGTACCCGGCGCTGGTAGACCGTGAGCGCGGCGGCCCCACCGATGATGGCGGCGGCGATGTTGTCCAGAAAGGCGGACAGGACAAAGATGGCGCAAAGCAGGGTGAAACCGCCATGCCAGCCTTTGGGCAGCAGATGGGGAATGCGTTCGGGCAGATGGCTG contains:
- a CDS encoding DUF3124 domain-containing protein; translation: MNSFLSRAVYLGVALGCFASLAVAGDAPNSPLSSGQKIYVPVYSHILHGNINNKGNPSTLLLSSMLSVRNTDPYSRMKLTVVKYYDTEGALLRDYLKEPVILGPMGSTEFFVEHSERKGGAGANFVLAWEADKAINPPIAETVNAYFFGTHSMAFATRGEVIHSVK
- a CDS encoding metallophosphoesterase; translation: MSIWRVDLGPILLAVVLLGGCLADEKRQGVPVETSAPVSALPGGVRVLHREEAGEFRFVAYGDTREPAPNLQEELLARIVAEEVPFVFHTGDIVSSAGEHSWKIFDLFHGPLMQSKALFFPVLGNHDYVHLSTDPADNRMEPYFRRFPQVQGNYWYSVRQGPALFLMMDTNQDYRRGSPQYGWLERELHQVGSARFVVVICHVPVISSYSPILHPLRNAHPDLKALFARVRQPDLVLSGHNHGYERFEEKGTQYITTAGGGSPLYSKMEKPFFNYVRVNVGSAVMAVETIGFLPDKKQWEIIDRVDLPGRQVSPERN
- a CDS encoding sensor histidine kinase; amino-acid sequence: MNPSLRRQLALGLAVALLVVLAAQWLLQEISIRETTHRFVVSRLAHDADNLLVNLRMDANGKLSLAETHLPPVFSQPLSGHYYQITFAGGELRSRSLWDQSLSLPELRPGEERIEERQGPNRQPLLQLAKGYQRQDRFLLVVVAEELTDMASERREARLRNTLLSLCTILLLLFWQQRLLSRAIDRLVIPQRALQRTPTELTSLETRGVPQEILPFIEEINRLLASLGQRLLRARNAAGNMAHAIKTPLAILMQLGEHPDLQHHTDLRETILQQSHAIRRLVERELKKSRLAGCDGPLPRIRPREELEILLTTLESVHRQRNIHIEQRISSDFELVMDPEDFLELTGNLLDNGCKWATRRVRLTACNRANDILVRVEDDGPGLPPEAWTPMMERGVRFHPEVAGSGVGLAVVAEIALNYGGRIEPGRSEELGGFSIQFVLPSPARKSIAHDPVSFWTRHLLPLYRRLFPGR
- a CDS encoding citrate transporter, whose protein sequence is MKIPLFLLLSLTPTALLAGEVGRESPTLIGVPVDFILFAATLLGVALFHHRTLQVALSGLGAILAYKWVFTGFRHGEGLPGLLQHFGHEWVILLNLFCLLLGFALLADHFERSHLPERIPHLLPKGWHGGFTLLCAIFVLSAFLDNIAAAIIGGAAALTVYQRRVHIGYLAAIVAASNAGGAGSVVGDTTTTMMWIAGVSPIHVLPAFVAATTALVVFGIPASLQQEKYAPLASVSESPKPIDRTRLGIVLFILVAAVATNVTVNLAFASAADHFPFIGVAVWVALLLASPLRQPDWSLMPATIKGSLFLLALVTCASLMPVEKLPPASWVSSLILGFISAVFDNIPLTALAIKQGGYDWGLLAFAVGFGGSMIWFGSSAGVAISNLVPEAKSVGLWLRNGWHIPLAYLVGFAVMFLLLGWNPTPIGR
- the ppk2 gene encoding polyphosphate kinase 2 translates to MLREKDQYISVLSQLQEELVKLQTWVRNNNKKVMVLFEGRDAAGKGGTIKRFMEFLNPRMCRVVALNVPTDRERTQWYFQRYITHFPSGGEMVFFDRSWYNRPGVERVMGFCKEEDWKAFFRDVPVFERMLVEMGGIDLTKFWFSVSRDSQEKRFSSRATDPLKVWKLSSVDQEAQDRWDQYSLARDDMLRQTSFTVAPWTVIRSDDKKLARINSIRYLLQKFPYDGRKDELLKFDEGIILPIEEELKRN
- a CDS encoding response regulator transcription factor, with translation MRLLLVEDDRQLAQGLRDQLSRSGYAVDLAFNAEDGAFMGAEEPYDLVILDLGLPDGSGLEILREWRKRGVAVPVLVLTAWDAWHERVAGFKAGCDDYLGKPFHFEELLARLQALLRRAKAQPQGNLSVDGISLDEERQQVRNREGSIHNLTGTEFRLLRYFMLHPDRILSKSRLTEHVYEYDEDKDSNVIEVYIMRLRQLVGKDRIETRRGQGYLFRGGA
- a CDS encoding AAA family ATPase codes for the protein MKYCTRCAMPLGQLCTHCHTPFQTGDLFCGACGRRLLFSETTLPVLPAVSPVAHHIPAVESKSNGQPPASERKNVTVLFADISGFTSMSEKLDPEVVTDVMNGCLKMLADIVVRYEGYVDKFIGDCIMAIFGAPITHENDPELAIRAAMDMKREMAEYNKNLPFKLEKPLTLHIGINSGPVIAGGVGSDRKMEYTVMGDTVNLASRLESLATSGQIFVSVYTYNQTRHLFEFQTHDPIQVKGKKEPVAVFEVVKQKGLKSQERRGGVTVPLVGRAQEISTLDHFADELRRGEGRTVFLISEPGIGKSRIQLEVKSRLKDGEILTLEGICRSFGRNTSFYVYLDIFRHLCNIDSEDMEEAIAEKVENTIPLLLSLDPQVLSEEARESIFFIGMMLGVRMPSFLPYRIENLEAQEIKMATFRAVAWFFRTLSTARPLLLILEDLHNADAPSIELTAYLFESLVEQPVLLLMLMRPTQDHPSAKLPLIAKKYSPHRTAQLHFDRLSPTECDQMVQNLLRSEVVPETILTLVRSRADGNPMYIEEIVHNLLDEGIIQLDHQGIIQVLRDPESTTLPSSIQGLIIARIDRLQSDMKDILHAAAVIGPVFRLALLQRLFAERNLDERLQRLVDMGLIFESRTFPEVEYSFRNILTQEAVYSTLLHKRARELHEEVAREIEALFANRLEEHYEVLAHHCLKAGQEPRAVHYLILGGQRAQEAQAPQEAAILFERALQLAKELPEASVNLDAIHEGLAESQERSGALQGAIQARQFLLSRLEDPLARGTQERRIGKMQEKLGDMGLAMACFDRAEKHLVGHAEAVETGLLYLNQSWILNRLGRRPEAIAKAEAALSIFERKHAAEEIALACNNLGVFHEHAGNLEKAESYNLKSLRLFSQQGNRHQTANLYLSLGFLHDKMGQPAAALDYFSRSHEIMTRIGNRFGMATALMCRGRCLVAGDRLEEGEKALLDALEMHRHLEATRKIAANEWELASLYMRTNNLKAAREHLEGARHAAQRQNDPADIARTTAMEAQLLLLEGRRPETKLKEAIALYRKLANDREVNRLTALLEEWEKRSL